One genomic segment of Suncus etruscus isolate mSunEtr1 chromosome 15, mSunEtr1.pri.cur, whole genome shotgun sequence includes these proteins:
- the LOC126031166 gene encoding olfactory receptor 7A5-like produces the protein MEPENQTLPSAFLLLGLSQEAVLQPLIFWLFLSMYLITFIGNLFIILAIISDSHLHTPMYFFLSNLSFADICFTSSTIPKMLLNIQMQSKAITYGECLTQMYFFMIFGGLDNFLLTTMAYDRFVAICHPLHYMVIMNPKLCGILLLVSWILSVLDSLLHCLMVLRLSFCTNLEIPHFFCELNQVLRLACSDTFLNDIVIYFTAGLLGIIPLTGIIYSYSKIVSSVLKISSASGKYKAFSTCGSHLTVVSLFYGTGLGVYLSSAATENPKNSAIASVMYTVVTPMLNPFIYSLRNKDIKQAIIKFFS, from the coding sequence ATGGAACCTGAAAACCAAACACTTCCATCAGCATTTCTCCTTCTTGGACTTTCACAAGAAGCTGTGCTACAGCCTCTCATCTTTTGGCTGTTTCTGTCCATGTACCTGATAACATTCATTGGAAATCTTTTCATCATTTTGGCCATAATCAGTGACTCCCACCTCCATACCCCTATGTATTTCTTCCTCTCCAATCTCTCCTTTGCAGACATCTGCTTCACGTCCTCCACCATCCCTAAGATGCTGCTGAACATCCAGATGCAGAGCAAAGCCATCACCTATGGAGAATGCCTCACCCAGATGtacttttttatgatttttggagGGCTAGATAACTTCCTCTTGACTACAATGGCCTACGATCGCTTTGTGGCCATCTGCCATCCATTACACTACATGGTCATCATGAACCCTAAGCTCTGTGGAATCCTGCTGCTAGTATCATGGATATTGAGTGTCCTGGATTCTCTATTGCATTGCCTGATGGTGTTGAGACTGTCCTTTTGTACAAACCTGGAAATCCCTCACTTTTTCTGTGAACTTAATCAGGTGCTCCGACTTGCCTGCTCTGACACCTTCCTCAATGACATCGTCATCTATTTTACTGCAGGACTCCTGGGTATTATTCCACTTACTGGCATCATTTACTCTTATTCTAAGATTGTGTCTTCCGTGTTGAAAATCTCATCTGCTAGTGGCAAGTATAAAGCCTTTTCCACGTGTGGGTCTCATCTCACAGTGGTCTCCTTGTTCTATGGAACAGGACTTGGTGTGTACCTTAGTTCAGCTGCTACTGAAAACCCCAAGAATAGTGCAATCGCCTCTGTGATGTACACAGTTGTCACTCCAATGCTAAACCCCTTTATTTACAGCCTTAGAAATAAGGATATAAAGCAGGCCATAATTAAATTTTTCAGTTGA